The window AACTAGAAAGCTCATTGCTACAAGAAACTGGAGACAAGCCAAGTGTCCACCAAAGGAGAATGGATAACTAAACTGGATATTCATCCAATGGATTCCATGGCAACGAGGATAAGTGAACTACTGATAAACAACGTGACAAATCTCACAAACTTAATATTGAACCAAAGGAGTCAGACCCAAAAGAGAACATAATATATGATTTCATCTGCTTAAagttaaaaacaggcaaaactaaattaTGACATTGGAAGTCACCGGTGGTCATCtttgagtgagagagagagtgatgggAATGGGGCACAATCAGGACTTTTAGGGGACTGTGTAACCAGCACCCTGACCTGGGGGCTAGTCATACAGACGTCACTTTCTGAAACCTTATCACACTGAACACTTGCCATATGCGCACATTTCTTCATGTGTGTTGTATGTCTTAAAACTTTTTCCCTATATCTCTTAGATGGCATTGTGGTTGGAATTGTGATTTTCCAATATGGTGAACAACCCTTGGTCCTGTTctgaacaaaaaaaaatcacaatcttCAACTCCACTTACACCAtagtttcatttcagaaaaagtatattttaaaccACACCAAAATTTGTCATGCATAAGTTTATGTGTTATATTAATAATTTCAGATaattagaaacttttttttttttctcagagaacGCCTTTAAGAACATCTttaggggccggtcccgtggcccagtggttaagtttgtgcactcggctgcaggtggcccagggtttcactggttcgaatcctgggcgcggacacggcaccgctcatcgagccatgctgaggcagcgtcccacatgccacaactagaaggatccacaactaagaatatacaactatgtaccggggggctttggggagaaaaaggaaaaaagtaaaatcttaaaaaaaaaaaaaaaagaacatctttaAGTTGTTCGGGACGCCGACCCAGTGTCTAGCCTTCCTGGTCCCTGACCTCTAAAAGTGTAACGCTCTCCAATTTGCATAGCGACCAAAGATTTCCAAAATTCCCACCAGGGGGCGGTACCGCCCCGTTTGAGAAGAACCAATCTAGTCGGAGATTCTATGTAAGCGCTTGTGTGTTGGGGTCTGGAGCTCAGCAGGGCTCTGTGCTGGAGATAAAACtcggtggtggtggtagtggtgggagTGTCCTCTGTATGGTCATTGGTCACTGAGCCCCAACATTTAAGGCTGAGTAGCTGTGCAGGGCATGGAGGCATAGACGACCGCGGGAGCACAACGCGTGGAGAGATTTTCCTAAAATTGTTGCTGGAGAATAACGGTCAAGGCAGGGAGTGGTAGGAATTGAGGCTAGTGAGATGGACAGGGATAAGTCACGACGGTCATCTTATCATGTTTGTACTTTATTCTAAGGGTAATAGGAAGCTGTTGACTCGTTGAACCAACAAAAACAGACAGCATTTATGAGCCGTTCCCACATGCCAATCCCCATTCGAAGTTCTTTTTGTGTATTCTCTCCTGGAACGTCAGAACCGTTCATGAGCGCAGGGAACCTTTGAGCATTGTGTCTGGTCCACTCTACTTGGGGCTCCATGCAAAGGCGTATCACTCCCATCTGGCCCGTCAGAGGATCTTATGCTCCAGGCCCAGTAATTGGTCTAGGGGTCATCAGGTGACCCGGCCAGAACCAGTGAGAGGACTCTGACCCCAGAGCTGTTCTCCCACTAGGACTCTGCCGCTGTGCTAAGATTAAAGGCCCCCTTCCCTCTCACCACAAAACAGGTGGTGACCTCACAGAAGGACCATCTGGGAACTTCTTTCAAGAACCTTCCTTGACTGCTGTTGAGCAGCCCATTGTGTTTTGTCTCTTCTGCCAGGCCCTCAAGATGACCCACCTggtctctccccctcccacactgtcattttcaactttattttcccCCAACCCTAGTTTTGTGTTTACGGTAGGTATGTCAGAAGAAAAGCTTTTCTCCTCTACGAGCCATAGTTGTTTTGACCTCCTTATCTTTAATTTGTCTGTGATCTCAGCTGGGGATACTCTTCTTTATTCAATAAGAATTTGTGGGTCATTTAGTCCACGCTATACTCTGGAGGATGCAGAGATAAACAACAGATCTGCTTATCTTCAATGTTGTGCAATCTCATTTTAACGTGTGTAGGAATggatttcttcttatttattgagTGTAGGATACGCTTGCTTCTTGGAAGTGTGGGTTCATATTTTTCATTggctctggaaaattctcagccattatttcttcaaagattgCCTTTCCTCAATTCTCCCAACTTTCTGCTTTTGGAACTTTCAGTAGATATTGATgtatctttgtctctctttcatATATCCATCTCTTCGTCTTTCTGTGCTGTGTAATTTCCTCTGATAGATCTTTTAGTTCAATAGTTCTGTCTTGAGCTATGTCTAatccactgagtttttaattttcattttggaaattacatttactatatttttcatctcttgaagttccatgtttcattttatttttcaaatccacTTTGTTATTCCtgattttctcttgttgcttgcTTATATTTGTGattgtgcattttatttctttaaacatttacaaaggGCTAGGTTATAGTGTGATTTTGACAGTTCCAATAGCTGAATTCTTGCAAGTCCGAATCTTTTGTTTGTTGTcgtggcagattgtattttccaaagatggccccGAGATTTGCCCTTCTTACAGAGTGACTTGAGACTATCCACTGAAAGACAGGATCTGCTCTCCCCGCTTTGGTCTGGGCAGATTTATGACTACGATGGAATGACACTGTGTGGCTTCCAAGGCTGTGTCGTAAGAGGCAGTGCATCTTCTCCCTGGTTCCCTTAGGATGTTCACTCTACGACCTTGACCACATGCTGTCAAGAAGCCCAAGCGTCCTGTGGAGAGGAGCTGAGGCCCCAGCCCACAGCCTCGACTGAGCTTCCTGCCCACAGCCAGCACCAGGTGGTCAGACACGTGAGTACAGCATCTTCAAAGCatgccctcccaccccacatTGAGCCGCCTCAGCTCGTACTGCGTGGAGAAGAGACACGCCATCAATGCTGGGCCCTGCTCAAGTCTCTGATCTGTAAGGACAGTAAGTTAAGCTGCCAAGCTTAGGGGAGGTTGATCTGGCAGCCGCAGAGACCTCGAGCCGTTTGCTCTGCTGGCTCTCACTCGTGCTGGCTTACTTTCCTGTGTGCGTGGTGATTTTTGAGTGTGAATTTACTGCTTGATCTTGGTCACTGGGAGTCCTGCAAACTTAAACAGGGGACGCCTTCCTCCAGAGAGGATTTGCTTCTGGTTCTGGTGGTGCTTATGGGCGCCATTGACCTGGGTCCGTCTCCGCCCCTCTCGGGGTCTTGGCTTTACTTGAGAGCACCAGGTCCAGATTCTCCACCTCTCGGATGCCCCATGACTCCGCACCTGGATAGCAGTGCTGCTGTCAGCAGCTGCTCTCATGGCAACTCCACCTCTCCCTGCTGTCCCCTGCCCTACCCCCTGCCAGgtcatgatttctttctttattttcattttttttttttttactgatgaagattttccctgagctaacatccactgacaatcttcccctttttttcgTGTGTGCactgctgccactgcatggccactgacaggcgATGTTGTCGGTTGACACCCTGGAATtgaacccaggttgctgaagcggaacacaccaaacttaaccgctaggccaccagggctgggccaggtCATGATTTCTTGAGGGGGTGATTCTTGGGGTTTCCTCTACTTCCTGCAAGATCACAATGACTCAAGAAGTggatcttgatttattttttgaggaagattagccctgagctaacatctgctgccaatcctcctctttttgctgaggaagactggccctgagctaacatccatgcccatcttcttccgctttatatgtgggacgcctaccacagcatggcgtgccaagcggtgccatgtccgcacccaggatccaaaccggtgaaccccgggccactgaagtggaacgtgcgaacttaaccgctgtgccacggggccagccccaaaaagtgGGTCTTATCCACAATCCACTTGTATTGCTGCAAGAAGGAATTTTCAAGTCCCCTGTCCAGCAAATGCCAAAGAAATCcattaaatcattcattcaacaaaaatcaaGTTCTGCGCTAATCATTGGGGATAAATTAATGACATAAACACATGTGGCCCCTGTCTTCATGACGCTCACGTTCTTTTGAGGGGAGAGACCTGAACTAAGTGTTCCCTCCAAGATAAATGAATGTCTCAGGAACTACAAGGCTGGCATTCGAGTGTGAAATTAGAAAACTTCCCCTCACAGGAGGGGCTCGTTGAGGGATTAGCTTAGATCCTGAGACCTGATGACTTGTTAGAGTTAATTAGACAAACGAGGAAAGGAAGAGTTTTAAGgggcagcaagtgcaaaggccctgagacaggaggAAGCTTGGTGTGTTTGAGGGACGATGAAGAGTAAAAGAGGGTGAAGGGTAGGGGAGATTAGGAGCTAAGTTAGAGAAGTGAAGGGGCCAGATTGTGGGAGCTGCGTGTCTTTGCCGGGTTGCACATTTAATCACCAGGGGAGCTGGTGACACTCCCGATGCCCATGACCAGTTATTTCAGATTCTCTGGGGGTGGTGGGGCCCAaacatcaggatttttaaaagctcaccaAGTGCTGGACACAACACAATTATCCTTCAacaggtgaacggataaacaagCTGAGGGGATcctcacaatggaatactacacaagCAGCAAAAAGAGTGAGCTCTTGAGACACACAAAAACTCAGAAGAACTTCAAGGACGTTGTagtaagtgaaggaagccagtctcAAAGATGACGTTCTGCGTGACTCCATGTATTTGACCTGCTCGAAAAGACAAAAGTGCATGATGGAAAAGAGGTCAGTGGTCATCAGGGTTACGGTGGGGAGATGGTGTGGCTGGAACGGGAGTGCTTGGAGATGACGGGACTGTTCCTTCCTGATGCCGTGGGGGTTAAATGGATCTATACGCGTgtcaaaattcattgagctgtacaccgaaggaaaaaagctatttttataatatgataacttaaaaaataaaaatactctccCCAAGTGATGTCAAGGTTGAGTCACTGATGATGGGCCGTGTAGACATTTGAAGGGGTTTGTTCTTCCTCCTCAGAGcaatggggagcaggaggggggcCTCCCCGAGATGGGAGCCTGCGGGAGGAGTCGGACACTGGGGGTGGACCAGGGAGTGGTCCAGAGGGTGAGACACACTCTCAGTTCATTCCCTCCGTTCATCCCACAGACAGTTTTTCAGCGCCTGATGCGGGCTGCCTGTGCCTGCGGCCCGTAGCCTATTAGGAAACCAAGCATAACAAAACCGCCAGGCAAGGCGGGGGCGTGTAGCGACTGCACGGAAACCTGGGAGAGGGTCACAGCAGATGTCTCTGATCCCCACCCTTGGCCATGGTCCCTGTACTTGattccctgggccctggggctcccCTGGGAAAGTTTTCAGGGGCCAGGATGAGGGAACAGCGTCCCTCAGATGCTGCTCCTGATCAGATGCTCCATGCCTGTCACCCCGGGACTTGGGGTTTCCATGAGGAATTTTAGGGGCTCTGCTACCACCCATCCACAAGGCCCCTTGTGTGTCtttctgctcctccagccccagtgtGGTCCAGCCTCATCCTTGAGCCCCTGTCCCTGCCTCAGCCTCTTCTCTGGCTTCAGTCTCCCTCTCTGATCTATTCTCTGCTCAGCAGCCAAGGGGATCTTCTGACAACCTAAGTCTGAGCCTCGCTCTTCCCTACCTAGACTCTTGCGTGGCTCCCTAGGGCACCCAAGGTAAAATCAGCCCTTGATAATAAATACTCAACGTCCCTCACGATCTAGCCCCCAAAGACTATTTTGCTCCtggcttctctcctctccctacaTCTCCCTAAATGCCGGCCTCAATCCCCCACTGGCAAGTGTGCGAAGGCTCAGAACCTAGCCCttcaccctctctcctcccctcctggcaGGGCTGTGGAGGGGCAGGAAGGCCTAGTAACACGGCGGCTGGGAGCCCAGGCCTGGAGGCTCTGCAGACAACCTAATGGTCACTGGTAGGAGTCTGATCTGATAAATTATAGCTCTAGACCAGAACTCCGGTTTACGGGAAATACGGAGAATACAGGACCATGTTAGATGACACCACAAGGGTATAATCAGACAAATACAATAGTGGGGCATTCTACAAGACACCTGGCCTGGGCTTTTCGGgaaatcaatattgttaaaaaatatcCTGAGGACTGTACCCAAAAAATTCCCCCAATATTAAAGAGACGTAACAACCAAATGCAAAGCATGAACCTGGATTGActctggttaaaaataaaaaacagctatAAAAGACGTTTTGGAGGCAATTAGGGAAATTTGAACGTGAATGAGATATCACGTACTAAGGGATCAACGGCGTTTTCTTAGATGTGAGAATGGTGGTGCGGGCACACAGGAAACATTCTTATTCTCAGGACATGCAAGCTGATATGCCGTAAGGTCTATAACCTACTTTCAAAGGGTTCTGTGGGAAACACATTAAGAgccagggaaagaggagagaaaaagcaaaaatggacaagTTACTGGATCGAAGTGGAAGAGGTATAAGTGGTCTTGTTAGCCATTCTATAAactttgtttgtttgaaaatttttatactAAGATGTCAGGGAAAATGAACAAATCATCAATGATGGGAGTCCATACAACAGAATAGTCTGCAAATGTTAAAAATGAGGCAGATCAGCAAATTACAGAGAAACAGAGCCGGAGGTGGTGGTTTGAAAAGATCAAGCACGTTGATGAAATCCCCAGCTAGCCCcatcagaaggagagagaacagaactTACCAATACCAAGAATGAAAGCGAGGTTCACGTTACAAACTCCGTAGTCACATTTGACAATTTAGAGGAAATGACAATTCCTTGAAAAACGCAAGGTATGAAAGCTGACAcaaagtgaaacagaaaatatgaaaagccctacatttattaaagaaattgaattcattattaaaaaccttcccacaaagaaaactccaggcccaaatGGGCTTCCTGGTGAATTCCATCAAACATGAAGGGAAGAAATAACAGGATCTTTCAAATTTGAGACAGAGCTACATGTGCTGAGATGGGAGTGATCCTCCAAAATGCattgttaagtttaaaaaaatcaacgtGCAAAGAGATGAGTGCGATTTTCTCATTATGTCGTGAATAAAGGAGATACATGGGTGCACTTTCCACGCACAAACTGTCTTTTCAAAAACACCCCGTTGCCTTAGAGGGAGGAAATTGAGGGACTGAAATTCAGGAGTgggagaaaaatgactttttcaCCCTGCTCCCTTTCATatcattttaattgttaaataTGAACTgggaatgtaatttaaaaaaaagtttaaagactTTTTTAGCTCCAGCTTTGCTGGGTTTATAGTCTGACTCTCGTCACTCAGTTCTGTGAATTGGGTACTGAAGAAAAGGCTGCAGAAGGAGGTGGTCAAAATCCTGAGGCCAAGGAGACCAGGGGACAAGGTCATTAAACACACACTTGGCTaccaactggctgtgtgacttcaggcaggTAActctacctctctgagcctccactttTCACATCTGTGAAATGTTGCTGTGCAGTGAAGAATTAATTTTGCCTGGCTCCTAAGCCCTTGGAATACCTGCTTGATAAGAGTGTCTTTATTTATCCGGGGACCTTGGGCCGTGCAGTATCAGCCTGCCCTCTGGATGGCCAGTCATGTGGGAGGTCAGCTGTGCCTATGTCACTGACCCCCAATAAAAAGCCTGGACACCAAGGCTGCAATGCTGTATGTGTGCCTTCACGCATCGTTGCTGGGAGAATTGAAGACCATTCGCTTGGCTCCCCTGGGAGAGGACAACTAGAAGCTTGTGCCTGGCATCTCCTGGACCCTACGCATCTCTTCCCTTTGCTATTTTTAATCAGTGTCCCTTCACTGGGATAAACCATAACTGTGAGTAAAAaagcttttctgagttctgtgagtccttctagtgactCATGGAACTGGAGGTGGTTCGGGGAAACCCCAACACAGGGGTGATTAATGGCTTGTACTTCATCTGGAGCACAGGCACCAATGCAATCGTGTATATGCAGCACTTAAGGATCACAGCCagtacttattgagcacctactgtataccaggtTGTGTGTTCAAGAACTCATTggatcctcataacaaccccatgAGACTGACattatgattgatttttttacttttattgtgaAATGTATTATACCTTCAGGAGTACAAAATTTAGATggatggctttaaaaaataatgtgaacaACTGTGAATCATCATCAGGTTAAGAAAAAAGGACGTAGAAGCCCCCATGTGCCCCTCCCCAGTGGcaactcctcccttcccccaaggtAACTATCTCTCTGACTTTTGTGACAATCATTTCCTTGCttatcttttctttatagtttgacCACTCACGTATGTATCCCCAAAACTTCACGGTCATTTCATTTTCCCTGCTTTCAAGTTTATTGACTAGAATAATACAGCATGTCCTGTTTgacgtctggcttctttcactcaacattatgtgtGTGAGATTTACCCATGTGATTGCAtgtgtcagtagttcattccCTTTTCATCGCagtatagtattccactgtaagaaaaaaaaatatatatatatataccacaatgtatttatccattctctggTTGATGGAGATTTGGGTGGTTCccatttggggctattataaacagtgctgctatgaaatCCCTTCCTGTACATGTTTCCTGACTTATGTTCAAGTGCTCTAGGAAATGTATTTAATAAGAAACAGCTGGGTTATGGGTTATgtgcattttcaaatttattcgATAATGCCACACTTGCATTTTAAGATGAAGCAATGGTAACAAGAGAGGCTAGGTAACTTTCCCAAGATTACAAGGCCAAACTTCCTTGCTGCAGAGCCCACCCTCTCACTTAGCACCACTGGCACATGGTGGGCCGCTCATAATTGTGAGCCATGATGCTGAGAGTTGTTGGGGCCGTTATTGGGGGTCTCCTTTCCTGACCCGCTATTCTGAACTCTGTCCCCATCAGTTAATAATTAACTACCCCCCAAGGAGCCTGTGATCCCGAAGCTTTGCCTttccttggctactgcctggttAATCTGTCACTGGTCTGGCCGGGCAAGGGGCACTTGGTAGACCTGCTGCCCCCAAGCCCCTTTACCCAGTGTGGAAGTGGCCAGGCATCCTGATGCTCTGGACGTGCCGAGTGCTCTGTCCCCAAGCCGGCCCCTCCGCTGGGGGCTGGCAGCCCCTCAGTTTTGACGGGGGGGCCTTCCACCTCAAGCGCACAGGAGAGCTCACACGGGCTTTGCTGGTGCTACGGATGTGTGCCTGGCCCCCTCTGGTCACCCATGGGCTGGCGGTGAGCAGTGACCCTGGGGACTGTCCTAggggctccccagggcccagctctgaGCCCTCGCTCCCTGTCaccccagctccaggcctggTCTCAGCGCCTCCTGGGCTCCCGGCTCTCGGGCGCACTTCTCCGAGCATCCATCTACGGGCAGTTTGTGGCTGGTGAGACGACAGAGGAGGTGAGGGGCTGTGTCCAACAGCTCCAGACCCTCTGCCTCCGGCCCCTGCTGGCAGTGCCCACTGAGGAGGAGCCGGACTCGGCTGTCAAGACTGGGTGAGTAGGggaccagggcctggggagggggtagGACGGCAGGAGGGGGTTAGTGGACTCAGGGACCTGACGCCTGCTGGCTGGGCAGTGAGGCCTGGTACGAAGGCAACCTCAGCGCCATGCTACGGTGCGTGGACCTGTCACAAGGGCTCCTGGAGGCCCCAGGCCCGACTGGGAACATCCTCATGCAGCTGAAGATGACGGCGCTGACCAGCACTCGGCTCTGTGTAAGGGACGGTCAGGAcggtgggggaggagggtgaggtgCCCATCGAGTCCCCCTCACTACCCCACCCATCACCCCATTCCAGAAGGAGCTAACCTCATGGGTCAGAAGGCTGGGGGCTTCCTGGGAGCTGAGCCCCGAGAGGCTGGCAGAAGCCATGGACTCTGGGCGGGTAAGGACCTCAGGCTAGGGGACACTGGATGGTTGGTGGGGAACGTTGGGGGCAGAGTCCCCTGGACCTGGAAGCAGCAGGCACCTGCAAGCAGGATGTTCTAATGACCACTGCTTCGCAGGCTGGAGACAATCAGAAGAAGCGTGGCTTGAGCCCGGGGGCACAGTCAGAATGGATGGGATACGGGCCATTGTGGGTTCCAGg of the Equus quagga isolate Etosha38 chromosome 13, UCLA_HA_Equagga_1.0, whole genome shotgun sequence genome contains:
- the PRODH2 gene encoding hydroxyproline dehydrogenase isoform X3 gives rise to the protein MLWTCRVLCPQAGPSAGGWQPLSFDGGAFHLKRTGELTRALLVLRMCAWPPLVTHGLALQAWSQRLLGSRLSGALLRASIYGQFVAGETTEEVRGCVQQLQTLCLRPLLAVPTEEEPDSAVKTGEAWYEGNLSAMLRCVDLSQGLLEAPGPTGNILMQLKMTALTSTRLCKELTSWVRRLGASWELSPERLAEAMDSGRGLQISCLNAEQNQHLQASLSRLHRVAQHARAQRVRLLVDAEYTSLNPALSLLVAALAERWNRPGEGGPWVWNTYQAYLKDTHERLRRDAEAADRAGLAFGVKLVRGAYLDKEREVARLQGTQDPTQPDYEATNQSYSRCLELMLAHVSHRGPMCHLMVASHNEESVQQATKRASRLRCV